One Desulfosoma caldarium DNA segment encodes these proteins:
- a CDS encoding CoA-binding protein, which produces MAECEIPRENLPDPEIKELLQRAQTIAVVGVSHKEDRDSHKVARYLKEHGYTMIPVNPKYKEVLGEPCYPDLKSVPVPVDIVNIFRNIEAIPGIVDEAIDVGAKAVWMQLGLCHNASAEKARQAGMQVVMNKCIKIEHSRHFATHKE; this is translated from the coding sequence ATGGCCGAATGTGAAATACCCCGTGAAAATCTGCCCGATCCCGAAATCAAGGAACTTCTGCAAAGGGCCCAAACCATCGCCGTGGTGGGGGTGTCCCACAAGGAAGATCGGGACAGTCACAAGGTGGCCCGTTACCTCAAAGAACACGGCTACACCATGATTCCGGTCAACCCCAAGTACAAGGAGGTCCTCGGAGAACCCTGTTACCCGGACCTCAAATCGGTGCCCGTGCCTGTGGACATTGTGAACATCTTTCGAAACATCGAAGCCATTCCCGGCATCGTGGACGAAGCCATCGACGTGGGGGCCAAGGCGGTGTGGATGCAGCTGGGTTTGTGCCACAACGCCTCTGCTGAAAAAGCGCGACAGGCCGGCATGCAGGTGGTCATGAACAAGTGCATCAAGATTGAACATTCCAGGCACTTCGCCACGCACAAGGAATAA
- a CDS encoding M24 family metallopeptidase — protein MISEPFASRLHALRTTMETLALDTMLITVPENRYYLSGFRAEDMNLIESSGQLLIGMDRQVLLTDFRYEEQAASEAQGYELVTYREGWEQVLPDLLRSFHTRRMGVEGHHLTWERFRQLETALRDVCPQGELWGEEALVEKMRMVKTDSEIESMRQALRLTEMVFDQIWQEMVSGRTERDVAWAIEKGLREAGAEAVSFPPIVASGPNSALPHAVPTNRRITDEDAVIVDLGARYKLYCSDMTRTWLGPKAPQKLKDIYRIVRDAQRAAMEAIRAGVDSHDVDGVARGLIDRAGYGAAFGHGLGHGIGLAVHEKPGYGKKTSVVLQENMVLTVEPGIYISGLGGVRLENMVRVTANGCECLSRNDWFLDASLEHI, from the coding sequence ATGATTTCAGAACCTTTCGCCTCCCGTCTTCATGCCCTCAGAACCACCATGGAAACTCTCGCCCTGGACACCATGCTCATCACGGTACCGGAAAACCGCTACTACCTCAGCGGCTTTCGCGCCGAAGACATGAACCTAATTGAAAGTTCCGGTCAACTTCTCATCGGCATGGACCGCCAGGTTCTGCTCACAGACTTTCGCTACGAGGAACAGGCCGCTTCGGAAGCTCAGGGCTACGAGCTGGTCACCTATCGAGAAGGCTGGGAGCAGGTGCTGCCCGATCTTCTGCGCTCTTTTCACACACGCCGAATGGGTGTGGAAGGGCACCACCTGACATGGGAACGGTTTCGGCAGCTGGAGACGGCCCTGCGGGACGTGTGCCCTCAAGGGGAACTGTGGGGGGAAGAGGCTCTGGTGGAAAAGATGCGCATGGTCAAAACGGACTCAGAAATTGAAAGCATGCGCCAGGCTCTGCGCCTGACCGAAATGGTTTTTGATCAGATTTGGCAGGAGATGGTTTCGGGGCGAACGGAAAGGGACGTGGCCTGGGCCATTGAAAAGGGACTTCGAGAAGCGGGAGCGGAGGCGGTCTCTTTTCCGCCCATTGTAGCTTCCGGCCCCAACAGTGCTTTACCTCACGCAGTCCCAACAAATCGGCGCATCACGGACGAAGACGCCGTCATTGTGGACCTGGGAGCCAGGTACAAGCTCTATTGCTCGGACATGACCCGCACATGGCTTGGGCCAAAGGCTCCTCAAAAGCTCAAGGACATCTACCGCATTGTGCGGGACGCGCAGCGGGCGGCCATGGAAGCCATTCGAGCTGGCGTGGATTCCCATGATGTGGACGGTGTGGCTCGAGGGCTCATCGATCGCGCGGGCTACGGCGCCGCCTTCGGCCATGGCCTCGGGCACGGTATTGGACTTGCCGTGCATGAAAAACCAGGATACGGAAAAAAAACATCCGTCGTGCTTCAAGAAAACATGGTGCTCACCGTGGAACCGGGAATCTACATCTCAGGCCTCGGAGGGGTACGCTTGGAAAATATGGTTCGAGTGACCGCCAACGGCTGCGAGTGTCTCAGCCGAAATGACTGGTTTCTCGATGCATCGTTGGAGCATATTTGA
- a CDS encoding NIL domain-containing protein — MYARMLVLRFPKEIVDKPIVTNLVRNYNLSFNILKAQIFPRKEGLMVMELRGNRRDYERGLQYLKDIGVIVESIAQGIRRDEEKCYQCGACTAVCPTGALYIKRPEMEVLFDSERCSACELCVKTCPSRAMIVLFDQKMTLEDDDPRHQA, encoded by the coding sequence ATGTATGCACGCATGCTCGTTTTACGCTTTCCCAAAGAGATTGTCGACAAGCCCATCGTGACCAATCTCGTACGCAATTACAACCTTTCCTTTAACATTCTCAAGGCGCAAATCTTTCCGCGCAAGGAAGGCCTCATGGTCATGGAACTACGGGGCAACCGAAGAGACTACGAGCGGGGCCTGCAGTATCTGAAAGACATCGGGGTCATTGTGGAATCCATTGCGCAGGGAATTCGCCGAGACGAAGAAAAATGTTACCAGTGCGGTGCCTGCACGGCGGTGTGCCCTACGGGAGCGCTTTACATCAAGAGGCCCGAAATGGAAGTTCTGTTTGATTCGGAACGGTGCAGCGCCTGCGAGCTGTGCGTCAAGACATGTCCGTCGCGCGCCATGATCGTGCTTTTTGACCAGAAAATGACCCTGGAAGATGACGATCCCAGGCATCAAGCATAG
- the nifU gene encoding Fe-S cluster assembly scaffold protein NifU, producing the protein MNYSDIVMDHFMNPRNVGELENPDGIGQIGNVNCGDIMRMTIQVKDNRIADVKFKTFGCGAAIAVSSMVTEMAKGKTLEEAVRINQDEVARALGGLPEKKLHCSNLGTDALKAAVNDYWRKNGHPEKVVPLEDEHLEQEAEPQHACCHSPERGNGQSEGRMAS; encoded by the coding sequence ATGAACTACAGCGACATTGTCATGGACCACTTTATGAACCCGAGAAACGTCGGTGAATTGGAAAATCCCGACGGCATCGGGCAAATCGGTAACGTGAACTGTGGTGACATCATGCGCATGACCATCCAGGTGAAAGACAACCGCATCGCCGACGTCAAATTTAAAACCTTTGGATGCGGTGCCGCCATCGCCGTCAGTTCCATGGTCACCGAGATGGCCAAGGGAAAAACCTTGGAAGAGGCCGTTCGCATCAACCAGGATGAGGTGGCTCGAGCCCTGGGAGGGCTTCCGGAAAAGAAACTCCATTGTTCCAATTTGGGCACGGACGCCCTCAAGGCCGCCGTAAACGACTATTGGAGAAAAAACGGGCACCCGGAAAAGGTGGTGCCTCTGGAAGACGAGCACTTGGAGCAGGAAGCAGAACCGCAGCATGCGTGTTGCCATAGCCCTGAGCGGGGGAATGGACAGTCTGAGGGCCGCATGGCTTCTTAA
- the mnmA gene encoding tRNA 2-thiouridine(34) synthase MnmA, which yields MRVAIALSGGMDSLRAAWLLKEAGHEVMAFHMRLPTFGLADTAETDRHRESRLQVLAQRLDIPLFVVDCRETFFQKVINPFLRAYAEGLTPNPCVLCNPTIKFGYLLQQALKAGADKLATGHYVRLKAPERPAERYALLSGADARKDQSYFLYGLSQEQLARALFPLGNETKESTRLWVRTYGFDALLHEESQEICFIASGDYRRFVEEYWPQATLHAEGPVRDTSGAYIGRHKGLYRYTVGQRRGIDIPSTAPYYVLALDPKTNTLWVGRARDLLASEALVGQLNWVSIDPPSKPLRAFVRLRYQHRAAPAVILPQSNGTVRVRFEAPQRAVTPGQAAVFYDGSTVLGGGVLQKNSGEI from the coding sequence ATGCGTGTTGCCATAGCCCTGAGCGGGGGAATGGACAGTCTGAGGGCCGCATGGCTTCTTAAGGAGGCCGGCCATGAGGTCATGGCCTTTCACATGCGGCTTCCTACCTTCGGCTTGGCGGATACCGCCGAAACCGACCGGCACAGGGAATCCCGCCTTCAAGTTCTGGCGCAAAGGCTGGATATCCCTCTTTTTGTGGTGGACTGCCGCGAAACTTTTTTCCAGAAGGTCATCAACCCTTTTCTTCGAGCCTACGCAGAGGGGCTCACGCCAAATCCCTGCGTTTTGTGCAACCCGACCATCAAGTTCGGCTATCTGCTTCAGCAGGCTCTCAAGGCCGGAGCCGACAAATTGGCTACCGGCCATTATGTGCGCTTGAAGGCTCCTGAAAGGCCCGCTGAGCGCTACGCTTTGCTGAGTGGCGCCGATGCGCGAAAGGATCAATCCTACTTTCTTTACGGGTTGAGCCAGGAGCAATTGGCTCGCGCCCTTTTTCCTCTCGGCAATGAAACCAAGGAATCCACACGACTCTGGGTTCGCACCTACGGCTTTGACGCGCTTCTTCACGAAGAAAGCCAGGAAATTTGCTTTATTGCGTCGGGCGACTATCGGCGTTTTGTGGAGGAATATTGGCCGCAGGCCACGCTCCATGCCGAAGGGCCGGTTCGAGACACTTCAGGGGCTTACATTGGTCGTCACAAAGGTCTTTATCGTTACACGGTGGGACAGCGCCGAGGCATTGATATTCCGTCCACAGCCCCCTATTACGTCCTGGCGTTGGATCCGAAAACCAACACCTTGTGGGTCGGTCGGGCCCGGGACCTACTGGCTTCGGAAGCCCTTGTGGGCCAACTGAACTGGGTTTCCATCGACCCGCCCTCGAAACCCCTTCGAGCTTTCGTGCGCCTTCGCTATCAGCATCGTGCGGCTCCGGCCGTGATTCTTCCTCAGTCGAATGGTACGGTGCGCGTGCGCTTTGAAGCGCCACAGCGGGCTGTCACGCCGGGGCAGGCCGCCGTCTTTTACGATGGAAGCACGGTCCTGGGCGGCGGTGTGTTGCAGAAAAATTCAGGGGAGATTTGA
- the mtaB gene encoding tRNA (N(6)-L-threonylcarbamoyladenosine(37)-C(2))-methylthiotransferase MtaB, protein MRFALETLGCKVNQYESSAFFESLTRAGWQPVPFSARADLYIVHSCAVTNKASYQTRQLVRRASRTNPKAHIAVVGCDAQIHRDRYAQERLATHIVGTEEKFQLLSWLKKPGSLHEPCVAVGDARRYGPLEPLPVTNMLGDRSRAFLKVQDGCDAFCSYCIVPFSRGRSRSLETSEVIRQLERLISAGYREVVLTGIHLGQWGLDLGVDGLGELLKAMDKVRHSARIRLSSLEPKEITGNLLQALTTYTWICPHFHLPLQSGDGEILAAMGRPYGPEEYADTVQTLHKIFPHAAFGADVIVGFPGETDAHFSRTVRLLESLPVTYLHVFPYSPRPGTQAAAMKGRAVGDVLKGRARVLRDLGRRKKRAFQQRFVGAVLEVLVENALPSNLWKGTSENYLTIHFSTKHPVAPGRLVRVRVNRLTDAGLFGTILD, encoded by the coding sequence ATGCGGTTCGCTTTGGAGACACTGGGTTGCAAGGTTAACCAGTACGAGAGTTCGGCCTTTTTTGAAAGCCTGACTCGAGCTGGTTGGCAGCCCGTGCCTTTTTCCGCCAGAGCCGATCTCTACATCGTGCACAGTTGCGCGGTCACCAACAAGGCCTCATACCAGACGCGGCAGCTTGTGCGCCGTGCCTCACGCACGAATCCCAAGGCGCACATCGCCGTGGTGGGCTGTGATGCGCAAATCCACCGGGATCGGTATGCTCAGGAACGCCTGGCCACCCATATCGTGGGCACCGAGGAAAAGTTTCAACTGCTCTCCTGGTTGAAAAAGCCGGGTTCATTGCATGAGCCCTGTGTCGCCGTCGGAGATGCTCGGCGCTACGGTCCCTTGGAACCCCTTCCCGTGACGAACATGCTGGGCGATCGCAGCCGAGCCTTTCTCAAGGTTCAGGATGGATGCGACGCCTTTTGTAGCTACTGCATCGTCCCGTTCAGTCGAGGGCGCAGCCGAAGCCTCGAAACCTCGGAAGTGATTCGGCAATTGGAGCGGCTGATCTCTGCTGGATATCGGGAAGTGGTCTTGACGGGTATTCATCTGGGGCAATGGGGCCTGGACCTGGGTGTGGACGGCCTGGGCGAACTCCTAAAGGCCATGGACAAAGTGCGCCATTCCGCAAGGATTCGCCTCAGCTCTTTGGAACCTAAAGAAATCACCGGCAATCTTCTTCAAGCGCTCACCACCTATACCTGGATTTGCCCCCATTTTCATCTGCCGTTGCAGAGCGGCGATGGGGAGATTCTCGCCGCCATGGGCCGGCCTTACGGCCCCGAAGAATATGCCGACACGGTGCAGACCCTGCACAAAATATTTCCCCATGCGGCTTTTGGAGCTGACGTCATCGTGGGATTTCCCGGAGAGACGGACGCGCATTTTTCGCGCACGGTGCGGCTTTTGGAATCCTTGCCTGTGACCTACCTTCATGTGTTCCCGTACTCCCCGCGGCCTGGAACGCAAGCGGCCGCCATGAAGGGTCGGGCCGTGGGCGACGTGCTCAAGGGGCGAGCGCGCGTGCTGCGGGATCTGGGCCGGCGCAAAAAAAGGGCCTTTCAGCAACGTTTTGTGGGGGCGGTACTTGAAGTTTTAGTGGAAAACGCTCTGCCATCCAATCTCTGGAAAGGGACGTCGGAGAACTACCTCACGATCCATTTTTCCACAAAACACCCAGTGGCACCGGGCCGTCTCGTGCGGGTTCGCGTGAATCGGTTGACCGACGCCGGCCTCTTTGGCACCATTTTGGATTGA
- a CDS encoding DUF6178 family protein produces the protein MAKDVIDLEAKRWTKLPPRLLARHLMTLSAKERMETIISRPDAEAVAAALSDQDFYLTVKEIGAEDALPLLAVASLDQITHVFDLEMWRKDRIVPGPAIQWLDRLFRADPKRMLAWLYAADFELLVSLFKKWIRVAQRPDEIDPLEAVDFLPKNTLDDQYYWETFYPQFEHLIRQVLSYLFETHYGFYKELMDHLLWALEPEMEEEAYRFHRGRLEDRAIPDYYDALEIYKPLDLRSIPFEKIPLSEPSQDEGPSSPGFALIPMAEGALLQRALAQVNDSRLVDTLRWEMAALANKIVVADGLAPDVPDDLHEAAEKAAAMVNLGLDLLSAGNESLALRAVQEVYMEHLFRAAQAKVFGVQKRLKALLRDGWIARWPLGQTILDTPWAERVAALLHKTPKLYRIQGAKRPRVVETFLQDRRDLHDARTWVAVVESVEPLFDVVQVTVEDLQGKLWLEGQVRVLEEVTLGVLLLTAAGTALLTERWTMKPIPLAQWPRLFSRATPQRLETLLQEIVHSKIQDSQQRRLAWIYVDGLLQKYREETESFAPHNAPDARLMSLFLFDPT, from the coding sequence ATGGCCAAAGACGTGATCGACTTGGAAGCCAAGCGATGGACCAAATTGCCGCCGCGTCTTCTGGCTCGGCACCTCATGACCCTTTCCGCCAAGGAACGCATGGAAACCATTATTTCCAGGCCAGATGCGGAAGCCGTGGCGGCCGCCTTATCCGACCAGGACTTCTACCTGACCGTCAAGGAAATCGGCGCGGAGGATGCCTTACCCTTGCTGGCTGTGGCCTCACTGGATCAGATCACCCACGTTTTTGACCTGGAAATGTGGCGCAAGGATCGCATCGTTCCCGGCCCGGCCATCCAGTGGTTGGATCGGCTGTTTCGCGCGGACCCCAAGCGCATGTTGGCCTGGCTCTATGCCGCGGATTTTGAACTGCTCGTTTCCCTGTTTAAAAAATGGATTCGCGTGGCTCAAAGGCCCGATGAGATCGATCCCTTGGAAGCCGTGGATTTTCTGCCGAAAAATACTTTGGACGATCAATACTATTGGGAAACGTTTTACCCCCAGTTTGAGCATCTCATTCGCCAAGTCCTGAGCTACCTTTTCGAGACGCACTACGGTTTTTACAAGGAACTCATGGACCACCTGCTGTGGGCTTTGGAGCCGGAAATGGAAGAGGAGGCCTATCGTTTTCATCGAGGCCGTTTGGAAGACCGCGCCATTCCTGATTATTACGATGCGCTGGAAATCTACAAGCCCTTGGACCTGCGCAGCATCCCTTTTGAAAAAATTCCTCTAAGCGAACCGTCGCAAGATGAGGGCCCGTCATCCCCGGGATTCGCGCTCATACCCATGGCGGAAGGAGCCTTACTACAGCGGGCTCTGGCGCAAGTGAACGATTCCCGCCTTGTGGACACTCTGCGCTGGGAAATGGCCGCCTTGGCCAACAAAATCGTGGTGGCTGACGGACTCGCTCCCGATGTCCCCGACGACTTGCACGAAGCGGCCGAAAAGGCCGCAGCCATGGTGAACCTTGGCCTGGATCTGCTCAGCGCGGGAAACGAGTCCCTGGCCTTAAGAGCTGTCCAGGAAGTGTACATGGAACACCTCTTTCGAGCAGCCCAGGCGAAGGTCTTCGGCGTGCAAAAAAGGCTGAAAGCGCTCCTGCGCGACGGCTGGATCGCGCGCTGGCCCCTGGGACAGACCATTCTGGACACTCCATGGGCCGAAAGGGTTGCCGCCCTTTTGCATAAAACCCCAAAGTTGTATCGAATCCAGGGGGCCAAACGGCCTCGCGTCGTGGAAACCTTTCTTCAGGACCGTCGCGATCTGCACGATGCCAGGACGTGGGTCGCCGTGGTGGAATCGGTCGAGCCCTTGTTTGACGTGGTCCAGGTCACCGTGGAAGACCTTCAAGGAAAGCTGTGGCTTGAGGGCCAGGTGCGCGTTCTCGAAGAGGTGACCCTGGGCGTTTTGCTTTTGACTGCTGCCGGTACCGCCCTTTTGACGGAACGATGGACCATGAAGCCCATTCCCCTGGCCCAGTGGCCTCGACTTTTTAGCCGAGCCACGCCCCAACGCTTAGAAACCCTTTTGCAAGAAATCGTGCACAGCAAAATTCAAGATTCCCAACAACGGCGCCTGGCATGGATCTACGTGGACGGGTTGCTCCAAAAGTATAGGGAAGAAACGGAATCCTTTGCCCCCCACAATGCGCCCGATGCGCGGCTCATGAGCCTCTTTCTCTTTGACCCCACCTAG
- a CDS encoding ABC transporter ATP-binding protein codes for MLVIEDLEVELAGKKILKHIDLEIKPGETHILFGPNGSGKTSLLMTIMGYPQYKVTGGKIFFKGVDITHLPINERAKLGIGMAYQRPPTIHGVKTHQMVKICGGDREINVHELARKVNFQDFLDRDVNAGFSGGEIKRSELLQLMAQDPDLMLFDEPESGVDMENIALVSQTIARLLQKECAPTDIKSMLQVKRERTKMGLIITHTGYILEYLTADKGQVLYDGVLSCSDNPREILHCISEMGYEECVRCTIASN; via the coding sequence ATGCTGGTGATCGAAGACTTGGAAGTGGAACTGGCCGGAAAGAAAATCCTCAAACACATCGACTTGGAAATTAAGCCGGGCGAAACCCACATTCTTTTCGGCCCCAACGGCTCGGGAAAGACGTCTCTGCTCATGACCATCATGGGTTACCCTCAGTACAAAGTCACCGGGGGCAAGATCTTTTTCAAGGGGGTGGACATCACGCACCTGCCCATCAATGAACGGGCCAAATTGGGCATCGGTATGGCGTACCAAAGACCGCCGACCATTCATGGCGTCAAAACGCATCAAATGGTCAAGATTTGCGGCGGCGACCGAGAGATCAACGTTCATGAGTTGGCGCGCAAGGTGAATTTTCAGGATTTCCTGGATCGAGACGTGAACGCGGGGTTTTCCGGCGGCGAAATCAAAAGGTCCGAACTGCTGCAGCTCATGGCGCAAGACCCGGACCTAATGCTCTTTGATGAGCCGGAATCCGGCGTGGATATGGAAAACATCGCGCTGGTGAGTCAGACCATCGCGCGATTGCTTCAAAAAGAATGCGCTCCCACGGACATCAAATCCATGCTTCAGGTCAAGCGGGAGCGCACCAAGATGGGGCTCATCATTACCCACACGGGCTACATTCTGGAATATCTCACCGCGGACAAAGGCCAGGTGCTCTATGACGGGGTGCTCAGCTGTTCTGACAATCCCCGTGAAATTCTGCACTGTATCAGCGAAATGGGATATGAGGAGTGTGTACGATGCACGATCGCGAGCAATTGA
- a CDS encoding SufB/SufD family protein, with translation MHDREQLRERALKAVNKPAALGADIDLGQFNTSPVERRPMDKEELLSLPAMEKQRLLMAGFDVTESERSGTYIQMDTSVVRCGAKQEGIEVLPIREALEKYDWIWDYYWKLVPVDADKYTAAVELNLHDGYVIRALPGAKSIYPVQACLYLDKQNLQQNVHNIIIAEEDSELHIITGCSTSPHMTRGAHLGISEFFVKKNAKLSFTMIHNWAEDMAVRPRSVARVEEGGLFLNNYVCMKPVRSLQMYPTTHLVGDNSIARFYSIIVGSPGSEYDVGGRVYLKKPGTRAEIVARTISNGGKIIARGHLIGEVPDIKAHLECKGLILNGGIIHAIPELEGHVDGVEMSHEAAVGKIAAEEIAYLMSRGLTEDEATATIVRGFLSVDIPGLPPQLKAEIDRAVEQSDKDVM, from the coding sequence ATGCACGATCGCGAGCAATTGAGAGAAAGAGCCCTCAAGGCGGTGAACAAGCCGGCGGCCCTTGGGGCCGACATCGATCTGGGTCAGTTCAATACAAGCCCGGTTGAACGCCGACCTATGGATAAAGAGGAGCTTTTGTCCCTTCCCGCTATGGAGAAGCAGAGGCTGCTCATGGCCGGCTTTGATGTGACAGAATCCGAGCGCAGCGGCACCTACATTCAAATGGATACCTCTGTGGTGCGCTGTGGTGCGAAACAGGAAGGGATTGAAGTCCTACCTATTAGAGAGGCTCTGGAAAAATACGACTGGATATGGGATTACTACTGGAAACTCGTGCCGGTGGATGCGGATAAATACACCGCCGCCGTGGAACTGAACCTGCATGACGGCTATGTGATTCGAGCGCTGCCGGGGGCCAAATCCATTTACCCCGTGCAGGCGTGTCTGTACCTTGACAAGCAAAACCTGCAACAAAACGTGCACAATATCATCATTGCCGAAGAGGATTCTGAACTGCACATCATCACGGGATGTTCCACATCGCCCCACATGACGCGCGGCGCGCATCTGGGCATTTCGGAATTTTTTGTCAAGAAGAACGCAAAGTTGAGCTTCACCATGATCCACAACTGGGCAGAGGACATGGCCGTACGGCCCCGGTCCGTGGCTCGGGTGGAAGAAGGCGGCTTGTTTCTCAACAACTATGTGTGCATGAAACCTGTGCGTTCCCTGCAAATGTATCCCACCACGCACCTTGTGGGCGACAATTCCATCGCTCGATTCTACAGCATTATCGTGGGCAGTCCGGGATCGGAGTACGATGTGGGAGGCCGAGTTTATCTAAAAAAACCCGGCACCCGGGCGGAAATTGTGGCCCGAACCATCAGCAACGGTGGAAAGATCATCGCGCGAGGGCACCTCATCGGGGAAGTGCCCGACATTAAGGCGCATTTGGAATGCAAGGGCTTGATCCTTAACGGTGGGATCATTCACGCCATTCCCGAACTGGAAGGTCACGTGGACGGTGTGGAAATGAGCCATGAGGCGGCAGTGGGGAAAATTGCCGCAGAAGAGATCGCCTACCTCATGTCTCGCGGTCTCACGGAAGACGAGGCGACTGCCACCATCGTGCGAGGATTTCTCAGCGTGGACATTCCGGGATTGCCGCCTCAGCTCAAAGCGGAAATCGATCGCGCCGTGGAGCAAAGCGATAAGGATGTTATGTAG
- a CDS encoding sigma-54 interaction domain-containing protein produces MADNHQRRVTQEHHHMPAIQRHLEDIVNTMNDGLMVVGPDGSLLLVNDALCRMIGYRRDELLGRSCTLLDCDSCEGILRHGGTHWCRLFTLGNIHHKRCVVMRKDGSYVSVLKNAAVLKDDKGDIIAAVETLTDISELDRKDEQIVRLSRLLDSEKGFRGIIGLSPPMQKVFDLTEKAAQSDAPVIIYGESGTGKELIARAIHDLGPHREGPYIQVNCAALNESLLESELFGHVKGAFTGATSHREGRFEAANGGDIFLDEIGDVPLSIQVKLLRVLENKTVERVGDHRPIRVDVRIITATNRDLPKMVREGTFREDFFYRINVIPIYLPPLRQRMEDLPLLVDFFLEQHRRKGKRVQGVHPQAMAALMAYRWPGNVRELKSTLEYACVVTEDGLIRPEHLPPHVMQAQDVVCTTRTAPSGFPQKSTVDAQKPHRDRRQELIDALRRTGGNQSEAARILGISRVTVWNRMKRYQIDLRKVIAE; encoded by the coding sequence ATGGCAGACAATCACCAACGCCGCGTGACGCAAGAGCACCACCATATGCCGGCCATTCAACGCCATCTCGAAGACATCGTGAACACCATGAACGACGGTCTGATGGTCGTCGGACCGGACGGATCCCTTCTTTTGGTTAATGACGCCCTCTGCCGCATGATCGGTTACCGACGAGATGAACTCCTGGGTCGATCGTGCACTCTTTTGGACTGCGACAGCTGCGAAGGGATCCTCCGTCATGGGGGCACTCACTGGTGCCGTCTTTTTACCCTTGGCAACATCCACCATAAGCGCTGCGTGGTGATGCGCAAAGATGGCAGTTACGTCAGCGTGCTCAAAAACGCCGCCGTGCTCAAAGACGACAAGGGCGACATCATCGCCGCCGTGGAAACCCTCACGGATATTTCCGAACTCGACCGCAAAGATGAACAAATTGTGCGCCTTTCCCGCCTCTTGGACAGTGAAAAGGGTTTTCGAGGCATCATCGGCCTTTCACCCCCCATGCAAAAGGTGTTTGATCTGACGGAAAAGGCCGCCCAGAGTGACGCGCCGGTGATCATCTATGGGGAAAGCGGCACGGGCAAGGAACTCATTGCTCGAGCTATTCATGATCTGGGCCCGCACCGAGAAGGCCCTTACATTCAAGTCAATTGTGCCGCGCTGAACGAATCGCTTCTGGAAAGTGAGCTGTTCGGTCATGTGAAGGGGGCGTTTACGGGGGCGACCAGTCATCGGGAAGGGCGTTTTGAAGCCGCCAACGGTGGCGACATTTTTCTTGACGAAATCGGGGATGTGCCGCTGTCCATTCAGGTCAAATTGTTGCGCGTCTTGGAAAACAAAACGGTGGAAAGGGTAGGGGACCATCGCCCCATTCGCGTGGACGTGCGCATCATCACAGCAACCAACCGCGATTTACCCAAAATGGTTCGCGAAGGGACTTTTCGGGAAGATTTCTTTTATCGCATCAATGTGATCCCGATTTATCTTCCTCCCTTACGCCAGAGAATGGAGGACCTGCCCCTTCTGGTGGATTTCTTTCTCGAACAACACCGTCGCAAAGGAAAGAGGGTTCAGGGTGTGCATCCTCAGGCCATGGCTGCCCTCATGGCCTACCGTTGGCCGGGAAACGTTCGAGAACTCAAGAGCACTCTGGAATATGCCTGCGTTGTGACTGAAGACGGGCTCATTCGGCCCGAGCACCTGCCACCCCATGTGATGCAAGCCCAAGATGTTGTGTGCACGACAAGAACCGCCCCATCTGGCTTTCCGCAAAAATCGACCGTTGATGCTCAAAAACCGCATCGAGACCGCCGCCAGGAGCTCATTGATGCGCTGCGCCGCACCGGGGGCAACCAGAGCGAGGCGGCTCGAATCCTTGGGATCAGCCGCGTCACGGTTTGGAACCGCATGAAGCGCTATCAGATTGATCTACGCAAGGTTATTGCCGAATAA
- a CDS encoding DsrE family protein: MAEAEKIVYIVTHAGDDPERASLPFVLANAAQAMDVEAVVVLQGPGVFLATHGCLEHVFAAGLPPLKDLVQNYVDAGGKILVCGPCIKERHIEESELIPGAQVTAAGALTQHILEAKATLVY, encoded by the coding sequence ATGGCAGAGGCAGAAAAAATCGTCTACATCGTCACCCACGCCGGGGACGACCCAGAGCGGGCCAGTCTTCCTTTTGTGCTGGCCAATGCCGCCCAGGCCATGGACGTGGAAGCTGTGGTGGTGCTGCAAGGGCCAGGGGTTTTTCTGGCCACCCATGGCTGTCTGGAGCATGTGTTTGCGGCCGGGCTTCCGCCACTTAAGGATCTGGTGCAAAACTACGTGGATGCCGGTGGGAAAATTCTCGTGTGCGGCCCGTGCATTAAGGAGCGCCACATCGAAGAAAGCGAGCTGATTCCCGGCGCTCAAGTGACCGCCGCCGGCGCTTTGACCCAACACATTCTGGAAGCCAAGGCCACGCTGGTCTACTGA